The Hyphomicrobiales bacterium genome has a window encoding:
- a CDS encoding OmpA family protein produces the protein MRALLATVAALLLLTAAAAAQDTAFRTLDIDFRTLDLDFRSRDLLIAATEVEGAVTDLAVEETDTEIRISLAADVLFDFDSSDIKPEAAAALGQVATIIREHPNQPVRIEGHTDSKGSDAYNQGLSEDRALSVKEWFADEAGIGASAFETTGFGESQPAAPNEHPDGSDDPEGRQKNRRVEIVIGK, from the coding sequence ATGCGCGCTCTTCTCGCTACGGTCGCCGCGCTGCTGCTGCTGACTGCGGCCGCGGCGGCTCAGGACACCGCGTTCCGCACGCTCGATATCGACTTCCGAACGCTCGACCTCGATTTTCGTTCGCGGGATTTGCTGATCGCAGCGACCGAAGTGGAGGGCGCGGTGACTGATCTCGCGGTCGAAGAGACCGACACCGAGATACGCATTTCGCTGGCCGCCGATGTGCTCTTCGATTTCGACAGCTCCGACATAAAACCCGAAGCTGCCGCGGCGCTCGGCCAGGTCGCGACGATCATCCGCGAGCACCCGAACCAGCCGGTCAGGATCGAGGGGCATACCGATTCCAAGGGCTCCGACGCCTACAATCAGGGCCTGTCGGAGGACCGTGCCTTGTCGGTGAAGGAGTGGTTCGCCGATGAGGCCGGCATTGGCGCCTCTGCATTTGAGACCACCGGCTTCGGCGAGAGCCAGCCCGCCGCTCCGAACGAGCACCCTGACGGCTCCGACGATCCGGAAGGTCGGCAAAAGAACCGCCGCGTCGAGATCGTGATCGGCAAGTAG